Proteins encoded by one window of Brienomyrus brachyistius isolate T26 chromosome 1, BBRACH_0.4, whole genome shotgun sequence:
- the gnptab gene encoding N-acetylglucosamine-1-phosphotransferase subunits alpha/beta isoform X1 — protein sequence MTAMVIINSVLKLLQRQTYTCLSHRYGLYLCFGGIVLMIVSAFQFGEVVIEWSRDQYHVLFDSYRDNVAGKSFQTRLCLPMPIDVVYTWVNGTDAALLKELHAEREKLQAEQKALREQLGKNVSDVTEVPKKSEKPECLLSHCITAPVLVLDPGLPANMTLKELPSLSAAFSAAKHLLQVAKPRNPSTSVSVLIFHSQAEANEAHSEVSNDVLKRSISRCYLTTDKEAPGVVRMQSLAYLSGFPSSLKEAEQLRVKLPPTITGKIKQLQLYSEASIALLHLNDPQDFGELTQQARKNLTLDGKELTVSPAYLFWDLSAISQSKQDEDISASRFEDNEELRYSLRSVERHAPWVRHIFIVTNGQIPSWLNLDNPRVTIVTHQEIFQNISHLPTFSSPAIETHIHRIPGLSRKFIYLNDDVMFGKDVWPDDFYSHSKGQKVYLTWPVPNCAEGCPGSWIKDGYCDKACNNSACDWDGGDCLGAPGGNRFGAGAGGGVPGVGNGQPWQFGGGLGGITGVSYCNQGCANSWLADKFCDQACNVLSCGFDVGDCGQEHFGQLYKVTLRKNQTRYSLPQGETKPYFSFALIGRRVSEAQVSDNPVVRHTSVANKWQTVHLLLHAGMNATQIQYNLTFQGADDHEFSMVFTVDVDTREGVRSNASDDGQKDVDKEAKPTEIAQELQVPFEDVPLEKRGPRVHKRPPGEMPGIVVKVPQLNESQLPANIRSELLELENRLLIGDITLKGFNFTKAKLLELYHTSAGQAMQQKRGLPPERVVELKPPEKLDSHKPYKDLGAEDVKKDKGVAPLVGGKEKERLVQTHPSSIKLRVDGQVPEGAVAQIPMSPVPITTRGPSAAKHLIALVGIGSKVADSERGANAAKRTGPEQKVEGGAAFLSRKLQHYTSADRGFLPWERRKYFHDLLEEGEELEKQLEQKLAYRADGTAAGRRLQDTFADSLRYVNRLLNGQFGFTSRKVPAHMPHMIDRLIMQGLQDMFPSEFDKTSSHKVRHSQDMQFAFSYFYYLMSALQQRSVSQVFDEIDTDHSGVLSDREIRTLATRIHDLPLSLQDLTGLEQMLINCSKILPANVTQLHMISPTQEAYYDPSMPPVTKGLVVNCKPIIDRIHKAFKDQNKYKFEIMGEEEIAFKMVRTNVSHVVGQLDDIRKNPRKFICLNDNIDHSHKDAPTVKAVLRDFYESMFPIPSQFELPREYRNRFLHMGELQEWRVYRDKLKFWTHCVLVTLVIFTVISFFAEQLILLKRRLFPRRRANRDINPERV from the exons ATGACAGCCATGGTTATCATCAATTCCGTCCTGAAACTGCTACAGAGGCAGACGTACACATGTCTGTCTCACAGATACGGGCTGTATCTCTGCTTTGGAGGAATTGTCCTCATGATCGTTTCCGCCTTTCAGTTTGGGGAG GTCGTGATCGAATGGAGCCGAGATCAGTATCACGTCTTGTTTGATTCCTATAGAGACAACGTGGCTGGGAAGTCCTTCCAGACACG GCTGTGCCTCCCCATGCCCATCGATGTGGTGTACACCTGGGTGAACGGTACAGACGCGGCACTGCTGAAGGAGCTCCACGCGGAGAGGGAGAAGTTGCAGGCGGAGCAGAAAGCCCTCAG GGAACAGCTTGGGAAGAACGTCAGTGATGTGACTGAAGTGCCAAAGAAAAG CGAGAAACCGGAGTGTCTCCTGTCCCACTGCATCACGGCCCCCGTGCTGGTGCTGGATCCCGGCCTTCCAGCCAACATgacactgaaggagctgccctcgCTCTCCGCTGCCTTCTCGGCGGCCAAGCATCTGCTGCAGGTGGCCAAGCCCCGCAACCCCtccaccagtgtgtctgtgctCATATTCCACTCCCAGGCTGAAG CCAATGAAGCTCATTCTGAGGTGTCGAACGATGTTCTGAAGCGTTCCATCAGCCGCTGTTACTTG ACTACAGATAAGGAGGCCCCTGGAGTGGTACGGATGCAGTCGCTGGCCTACCTGAGCGGCTTCCCATCATCCCTCAAAGAGGCTGAGCAGCTCAGGGTGAAGCTGCCACCCACCATCACTGGCAAGATCAAACAG CTTCAGCTTTACTCAGAGGCCAGCATCGCGCTTCTCCATCTGAATGACCCTCAGGATTTTGGCGAGCTGACTCAGCAGGCCCGGAAGAACCTGACTCTGGATGGCAAGGAGCTGACCGTCAGCCCTGCCTACCTCTTTTGGGATCTGAGTGCCATCAGCCAG TCTAAGCAGGACGAGGACATCTCAGCGAGCCGCTTCGAAGACAACGAGGAGCTGCGCTACTCGCTGCGCTCAGTGGAGAGACACGCCCCTTGGGTGCGTCACATCTTCATTGTCACAAATGGTCAGATCCCATCCTGGCTCAACCTGGACAACCCAAGGGTCACGATTGTCACACACCAG GAGATCTTCCAGAACATCTCACACCTGCCCACCTTCAGCTCACCTGCCATTGAGACTCACATTCACCGCATCCCTGGCCTTTCACGCAAGTTCATCTACCTTAATGATGATGTCATGTTCGGGAAAGATGTCTGGCCGGATGACTTCTACAGCCACTCCAAGGGACAGAAG GTGTACCTGACATGGCCTGTACCAAATTGTGCGGAGGGGTGTCCTGGTTCATGGATAAAGGACGGCTACTGTGACAAAGCCTGCAATAACAGCGCCTGTGACTGGGATGGGGGAGACTGCCTTG GTGCTCCGGGAGGCAATCGGTTTGGAGCCGGTGCTGGGGGTGGAGTCCCTGGTGTGGGAAATGGGCAGCCCTGGCAGTTTGGCGGAGGTTTGGGGGGCATAACTGGTGTGTCATACTGCAACCAGGGTTGTGCCAATTCCTGGCTGGCAGACAAGTTCTGTGACCAGGCCTGCAATGTGCTGTCTTGTGGATTTGATGTGGGTGACTGTGGCCAAG AACACTTTGGCCAACTGTACAAAGTGACCCTACGGAAGAACCAAACCCGGTACTCCCTCCCTCAAGGGGAGACCAAGCCCTACTTCAGCTTTGCCCTTATCGGTCGTAGGGTATCCGAGGCCCAAGTCAGTGACAACCCTGTGGTGCGTCACACTTCTGTAGCCAACAAGTGGCAAACGGTCCACCTGCTGCTGCATGCTGGCATGAACGCTACGCAGATTCAGTACAACCTGACCTTCCAGGGGGCAGATGACCATGagttctccatggtcttcaCTGTGGATGTTGACACTCGTGAGGGTGTCCGGTCCAACGCATCTGATGATGGCCAGAAGGATGTTGACAAGGAGGCCAAACCCACTGAAATAGCCCAAGAGCTTCAGGTACCTTTTGAAGATGTTCCCTTGGAGAAGAGAGGTCCCAGAGTCCATAAAAGACCCCCAGGGGAGATGCCTGGGATTGTGGTGAAAGTGCCTCAGCTGAACgaatcccagctcccagccaacaTTCGCAGTGAATTGTTGGAGTTGGAAAACAGACTCCTgattggtgacatcactcttaaAGGCTTCAACTTCACCAAAGCAAAGCTTCTGGAACTATACCACACATCAGCAGGGCAGGCTATGCAGCAAAAACGAGGGCTCCCTCCTGAAAGGGTGGTGGAACTTAAACCTCCAGAGAAACTGGATTCCCACAAGCCATACAAAGATCTTGGAGCAGAAGATGTTAAGAAAGACAAGGGTGTGGCACCCTTGGTGGGTGgtaaagagaaagagagactgGTCCAAACCCACCCTTCTTCCATCAAGCTACGTGTGGATGGCCAagtccctgaaggtgcagttgccCAGATCCCAATGTCTCCAGTTCCTATCACCACCAGGGGACCATCAGCAGCCAAACACCTTATTGCATTAGTGGGGATTGGGTCCAAAGTTGCCGATTCTGAAAGGGGGGCCAATGCAGCCAAAAGGACAGGTCCAGAACAGAAGGTAGAGGGTGGAGCAGCGTTCCTCAGCAGGAAGCTCCAGCACTATACATCAGCAGATCGAGGTTTCCTTCCCTGGGAGAGGAGGAAGTACTTCCATGACCTGCTGGAG GAAGGCGAGGAGCTAGAGAAGCAGCTGGAGCAGAAGCTGGCTTACCGTGCTGATGGTACCGCCGCTGGCCGGAGGCTGCAGGACACCTTCGCCGACTCGCTGCGCTACGTCAACCGACTGCTCAATGGCCAGTTCGGCTTCACGTCACGCAAAGTGCCGGCTCATATGCCTCACATGATTGACCGTCTCATCATGCAGGGACTGCAGGACAT GTTCCCTAGTGAGTTTGACAAGACCTCATCTCACAAAGTGCGGCACTCGCAGGACATGCAGTTCGCCTTCTCCTACTTCTACTACTTGATGAGCGCTCTCCAGCAGCGCAGTGTCTCCCAGGTCTTTGACGAGATCGACACCGACCACTCCGGCGTCCTCTCCGACCGAGAGATACGCACGCTTGCCACCCGGATCCACGACCTGCCGCTCAGCCTCCAG GATCTAACTGGTCTGGAACAAATGCTGATTAACTGCTCCAAAATCCTGCCCGCCAATGTCACACAGCTCCACATGATTAGCCCCACCCAGGAGGCCTACTATGACCCTAGCATG CCTCCAGTTACTAAAGGTCTGGTTGTCAACTGCAAGCCCATCATAGACCGCATTCACAAGGCCTTCAAAGACCAAAACAAATACAA GTTTGAGATCATGGGGGAGGAGGAGATTGCCTTCAAGATGGTTCGCACCAATGTCTCCCATGTGGTGGGCCAGCTGGATGACATTAGGAAGAACCCCAG GAAGTTCATCTGCCTCAATGATAACATCGACCACAGCCATAAGGATGCCCCTACGGTGAAGGCGGTGCTCCGGGACTTCTACGAGtccatgtttcccattccttctcAGTTTGAGTTGCCAAGAGAGTACCGTAACCGATTCCTCCACATGGGGGAGCTCCAGGAATG GCGTGTGTATCGGGACAAGCTGAAGTTCTGGACGCACTGTGTACTGGTTACCCTGGTCATCTTCACTGTGATCTCTTTCTTCGCAGAACAG CTCATTCTCCTGAAACGGAGGCTGTTCCCGCGACGGAGGGCCAACAGAGACATCAACCCGGAACGAGTGTGA
- the gnptab gene encoding N-acetylglucosamine-1-phosphotransferase subunits alpha/beta isoform X2 gives MTLKELPSLSAAFSAAKHLLQVAKPRNPSTSVSVLIFHSQAEANEAHSEVSNDVLKRSISRCYLTTDKEAPGVVRMQSLAYLSGFPSSLKEAEQLRVKLPPTITGKIKQLQLYSEASIALLHLNDPQDFGELTQQARKNLTLDGKELTVSPAYLFWDLSAISQSKQDEDISASRFEDNEELRYSLRSVERHAPWVRHIFIVTNGQIPSWLNLDNPRVTIVTHQEIFQNISHLPTFSSPAIETHIHRIPGLSRKFIYLNDDVMFGKDVWPDDFYSHSKGQKVYLTWPVPNCAEGCPGSWIKDGYCDKACNNSACDWDGGDCLGAPGGNRFGAGAGGGVPGVGNGQPWQFGGGLGGITGVSYCNQGCANSWLADKFCDQACNVLSCGFDVGDCGQEHFGQLYKVTLRKNQTRYSLPQGETKPYFSFALIGRRVSEAQVSDNPVVRHTSVANKWQTVHLLLHAGMNATQIQYNLTFQGADDHEFSMVFTVDVDTREGVRSNASDDGQKDVDKEAKPTEIAQELQVPFEDVPLEKRGPRVHKRPPGEMPGIVVKVPQLNESQLPANIRSELLELENRLLIGDITLKGFNFTKAKLLELYHTSAGQAMQQKRGLPPERVVELKPPEKLDSHKPYKDLGAEDVKKDKGVAPLVGGKEKERLVQTHPSSIKLRVDGQVPEGAVAQIPMSPVPITTRGPSAAKHLIALVGIGSKVADSERGANAAKRTGPEQKVEGGAAFLSRKLQHYTSADRGFLPWERRKYFHDLLEEGEELEKQLEQKLAYRADGTAAGRRLQDTFADSLRYVNRLLNGQFGFTSRKVPAHMPHMIDRLIMQGLQDMFPSEFDKTSSHKVRHSQDMQFAFSYFYYLMSALQQRSVSQVFDEIDTDHSGVLSDREIRTLATRIHDLPLSLQDLTGLEQMLINCSKILPANVTQLHMISPTQEAYYDPSMPPVTKGLVVNCKPIIDRIHKAFKDQNKYKFEIMGEEEIAFKMVRTNVSHVVGQLDDIRKNPRKFICLNDNIDHSHKDAPTVKAVLRDFYESMFPIPSQFELPREYRNRFLHMGELQEWRVYRDKLKFWTHCVLVTLVIFTVISFFAEQLILLKRRLFPRRRANRDINPERV, from the exons ATgacactgaaggagctgccctcgCTCTCCGCTGCCTTCTCGGCGGCCAAGCATCTGCTGCAGGTGGCCAAGCCCCGCAACCCCtccaccagtgtgtctgtgctCATATTCCACTCCCAGGCTGAAG CCAATGAAGCTCATTCTGAGGTGTCGAACGATGTTCTGAAGCGTTCCATCAGCCGCTGTTACTTG ACTACAGATAAGGAGGCCCCTGGAGTGGTACGGATGCAGTCGCTGGCCTACCTGAGCGGCTTCCCATCATCCCTCAAAGAGGCTGAGCAGCTCAGGGTGAAGCTGCCACCCACCATCACTGGCAAGATCAAACAG CTTCAGCTTTACTCAGAGGCCAGCATCGCGCTTCTCCATCTGAATGACCCTCAGGATTTTGGCGAGCTGACTCAGCAGGCCCGGAAGAACCTGACTCTGGATGGCAAGGAGCTGACCGTCAGCCCTGCCTACCTCTTTTGGGATCTGAGTGCCATCAGCCAG TCTAAGCAGGACGAGGACATCTCAGCGAGCCGCTTCGAAGACAACGAGGAGCTGCGCTACTCGCTGCGCTCAGTGGAGAGACACGCCCCTTGGGTGCGTCACATCTTCATTGTCACAAATGGTCAGATCCCATCCTGGCTCAACCTGGACAACCCAAGGGTCACGATTGTCACACACCAG GAGATCTTCCAGAACATCTCACACCTGCCCACCTTCAGCTCACCTGCCATTGAGACTCACATTCACCGCATCCCTGGCCTTTCACGCAAGTTCATCTACCTTAATGATGATGTCATGTTCGGGAAAGATGTCTGGCCGGATGACTTCTACAGCCACTCCAAGGGACAGAAG GTGTACCTGACATGGCCTGTACCAAATTGTGCGGAGGGGTGTCCTGGTTCATGGATAAAGGACGGCTACTGTGACAAAGCCTGCAATAACAGCGCCTGTGACTGGGATGGGGGAGACTGCCTTG GTGCTCCGGGAGGCAATCGGTTTGGAGCCGGTGCTGGGGGTGGAGTCCCTGGTGTGGGAAATGGGCAGCCCTGGCAGTTTGGCGGAGGTTTGGGGGGCATAACTGGTGTGTCATACTGCAACCAGGGTTGTGCCAATTCCTGGCTGGCAGACAAGTTCTGTGACCAGGCCTGCAATGTGCTGTCTTGTGGATTTGATGTGGGTGACTGTGGCCAAG AACACTTTGGCCAACTGTACAAAGTGACCCTACGGAAGAACCAAACCCGGTACTCCCTCCCTCAAGGGGAGACCAAGCCCTACTTCAGCTTTGCCCTTATCGGTCGTAGGGTATCCGAGGCCCAAGTCAGTGACAACCCTGTGGTGCGTCACACTTCTGTAGCCAACAAGTGGCAAACGGTCCACCTGCTGCTGCATGCTGGCATGAACGCTACGCAGATTCAGTACAACCTGACCTTCCAGGGGGCAGATGACCATGagttctccatggtcttcaCTGTGGATGTTGACACTCGTGAGGGTGTCCGGTCCAACGCATCTGATGATGGCCAGAAGGATGTTGACAAGGAGGCCAAACCCACTGAAATAGCCCAAGAGCTTCAGGTACCTTTTGAAGATGTTCCCTTGGAGAAGAGAGGTCCCAGAGTCCATAAAAGACCCCCAGGGGAGATGCCTGGGATTGTGGTGAAAGTGCCTCAGCTGAACgaatcccagctcccagccaacaTTCGCAGTGAATTGTTGGAGTTGGAAAACAGACTCCTgattggtgacatcactcttaaAGGCTTCAACTTCACCAAAGCAAAGCTTCTGGAACTATACCACACATCAGCAGGGCAGGCTATGCAGCAAAAACGAGGGCTCCCTCCTGAAAGGGTGGTGGAACTTAAACCTCCAGAGAAACTGGATTCCCACAAGCCATACAAAGATCTTGGAGCAGAAGATGTTAAGAAAGACAAGGGTGTGGCACCCTTGGTGGGTGgtaaagagaaagagagactgGTCCAAACCCACCCTTCTTCCATCAAGCTACGTGTGGATGGCCAagtccctgaaggtgcagttgccCAGATCCCAATGTCTCCAGTTCCTATCACCACCAGGGGACCATCAGCAGCCAAACACCTTATTGCATTAGTGGGGATTGGGTCCAAAGTTGCCGATTCTGAAAGGGGGGCCAATGCAGCCAAAAGGACAGGTCCAGAACAGAAGGTAGAGGGTGGAGCAGCGTTCCTCAGCAGGAAGCTCCAGCACTATACATCAGCAGATCGAGGTTTCCTTCCCTGGGAGAGGAGGAAGTACTTCCATGACCTGCTGGAG GAAGGCGAGGAGCTAGAGAAGCAGCTGGAGCAGAAGCTGGCTTACCGTGCTGATGGTACCGCCGCTGGCCGGAGGCTGCAGGACACCTTCGCCGACTCGCTGCGCTACGTCAACCGACTGCTCAATGGCCAGTTCGGCTTCACGTCACGCAAAGTGCCGGCTCATATGCCTCACATGATTGACCGTCTCATCATGCAGGGACTGCAGGACAT GTTCCCTAGTGAGTTTGACAAGACCTCATCTCACAAAGTGCGGCACTCGCAGGACATGCAGTTCGCCTTCTCCTACTTCTACTACTTGATGAGCGCTCTCCAGCAGCGCAGTGTCTCCCAGGTCTTTGACGAGATCGACACCGACCACTCCGGCGTCCTCTCCGACCGAGAGATACGCACGCTTGCCACCCGGATCCACGACCTGCCGCTCAGCCTCCAG GATCTAACTGGTCTGGAACAAATGCTGATTAACTGCTCCAAAATCCTGCCCGCCAATGTCACACAGCTCCACATGATTAGCCCCACCCAGGAGGCCTACTATGACCCTAGCATG CCTCCAGTTACTAAAGGTCTGGTTGTCAACTGCAAGCCCATCATAGACCGCATTCACAAGGCCTTCAAAGACCAAAACAAATACAA GTTTGAGATCATGGGGGAGGAGGAGATTGCCTTCAAGATGGTTCGCACCAATGTCTCCCATGTGGTGGGCCAGCTGGATGACATTAGGAAGAACCCCAG GAAGTTCATCTGCCTCAATGATAACATCGACCACAGCCATAAGGATGCCCCTACGGTGAAGGCGGTGCTCCGGGACTTCTACGAGtccatgtttcccattccttctcAGTTTGAGTTGCCAAGAGAGTACCGTAACCGATTCCTCCACATGGGGGAGCTCCAGGAATG GCGTGTGTATCGGGACAAGCTGAAGTTCTGGACGCACTGTGTACTGGTTACCCTGGTCATCTTCACTGTGATCTCTTTCTTCGCAGAACAG CTCATTCTCCTGAAACGGAGGCTGTTCCCGCGACGGAGGGCCAACAGAGACATCAACCCGGAACGAGTGTGA